The following DNA comes from Carassius auratus strain Wakin chromosome 46, ASM336829v1, whole genome shotgun sequence.
catGTTACTGATTGAACTTCTTCTTTGGTCTATTTGAAATGTGCATTAGAAaaccatattttatttgtatataaatccTTAGGTAGATAAgtacaacaaacaaaataatgcatgcataaatagtCGATTGTTCTTAAGTAGTGTCATTTGTCATCTTTGTATGTCTTCAtaatctgcctttttttttttttttgcaaattaccaaactttattttttttaaataggccaGTACAATCTACtgcaataaacatcaaaattagtACAACACAACAACAGTCGCTGTATTTAACGTTACTGTAATATTCAAGTTGTTGAATATAGATTTGTAATCCTGATGGGTTACGTAGTTCTTGCATATAGGCGCTAGGGGGCAGTGGGTGAATAGGAGAGGATGCAATGTAATGCAGCAGAAGTAAAAGGAATAAAACAAGAGACCGCATGTGTAGAAGTTCACAGAGGTGTCATGtcatcattttataaaaaataataaagttactATTTAACCACGCACTAAATTTCACGTCAAGTTTGTACGCAGATTTAAACAGTTAAGttgattaatgaaaaaataataatattcagtgATAGTTTCTGTACTGACTGGTGTTGTTCCAAACAtaattatgtaacgttacattAAATACTCACTGTTTGTCTCGGTAAATCTGTTTTACGTATGTACCAAAAATATACTATACCACTAAATAGGTAGCCATTTCCTTCGAAGCGATTACTAAAGAGCACCTCAAGTTGTTTGGCTACAAGGCTAACAACAACACACTGCTAGCTCTGTACTTCTTTTACTGTCTGTGGtactcatagacagtaaaagaaatggacacagcgaccgcATTGGAACCAggtggcaaggaagtcgaccggaagttgaagtcggctgtgtgctgccatcttgtagcagaacttcacttgcttTAGTGAAgttgagacaattgaagcccatttgtagcgttttttagcacttccgtttctgacgcgcagactcaaacgaagcttgacgacgtcagcaacctgtctgacagatgtaaatcttctagtagctgtgcgtgcaaactgccagttctttggcgtgagtgagcaggagtaagtattctgattaattattttgtatttgtattattttaaaatgtaacgccagtacgccatattaagttaattgcctgcgagcttctcctcctttctgtacggtaatgcgacagagagtcgagtggttatgacgcaatcgttagcctattttttacaaaaactgtttctacggggccataatgtaacatagaaggtaatggagccctttatacattgtcgtgtatatttaaaaataaataattgacaaatggagtctttaaacgcctcagatgtaaagttattcgctgtcaaagtgacgccaaaatgaatgggagtcaatggtaatgctaacacaagtgaagttctgctacaagatggcagcacgcagccgacttcaacttccgttcgagttccttgccgcctggtggTACTGCTCGAGGTACAGTTGCCTTCACAGCGGAAGCCACAGAGGGACAAAAAGTATTGGAACAGGCGTAAATACTGTGagtgcacaatatatatatatatataattaattatatgattatgattatatatatgattaataaagtaaatcattcatttattcattcaattattATCAAGAACTTCTAAACCTGTCGTATATTTGtggtgtaaaaatataattaagtcAGTAATGACAGTGTTTTGACGATGAAATGCACTGGAGCGGCGACCTGTTGCTTCTTCAGGAAACTCTTCGCATATTTAGCccaatataaacttttttttggctattgaaaTGTTTGAATTGTTTGAATACGCTTTAAGCCTATAATCTGCAAACTTGGTATGGGGACAGACAGTATAAACTCTATGTGCGGTCTGGATGAAGAAGAGGCGATTGGGTCAAACCTTCAATTTTCTCAGCAGCAGAGGTGCTACAGTAGTGACAGCAACAGCAGCAACACTAGCAACGGACTAGGCTATATACCTGAAGAAAAAGTTGATGTCTAAAGAAAAAGTTACATCCTTTGAAAATACAGGGAATTGGACCCCATCCTgacagtttttgtttatttcatcacCTGTTGGAAATGCTCCAAAATGTTGTTGTTACAAATCCGATGATGATGATGGATGGACCTACCTGGAAGACATTCTGGTGAAACGAGTGTGCATATTCTATGCCAGCCCACCCGGTACACCTGCGTAACTGACGTCTGGAGTCATTGCAGATATAAACAGAGCCGCGTCGTCACAAGTCGTCAGTAACAATGTTGATGGCTGGCATCGCTTTCAAGTGTATGAGCTCCTCTGAAAGGAGTAGTGCTGTTTAATGGGGTTTTGCTAATTTTACGTTCTACACGACATGGAAGAATACAACGACACGTCTTTATTCTTTCAGAACGACAGTGGTTTAGATCATCAAATCGACAATGTGACTTTACTGGTGAAAGTTCCTCTAAGTTATCAGATCTCCACGTCTTTGCTGATCGGCGCGCTTATTCTATGTTCCATATTTGGAAACGCCTGTGTTGTGTCGGCTATTGCTTTGGAAAGATCCCTGCAGAATGTTGCAAACTACCTGATCGGATCTCTTGCTGTGACGGACCTCATGGTGTCGGTGCTTGTGTTGCCAATGGCAGCTCTTTACCAAGTTTTAGACAAGTGGACACTCGGACAGGTAActtgtgatatttttatttcCTTAGACATTTTATGCTGCACATCTTCAATTCTGCACCTGTGCGCTATAGCTTTGGATAGATACTGGGCAATCACCGACCCAATAGACTATATGAAGAAAAGGACATTAAAACGTGCCGCTCTTTTAATCACCGTTACCTGGTTTGTCGGCTTTTCGATATCAATTCCACCCATGTTGATCATGAAATCTCAACCCAAGAGTAAAGCAGAAGACATGGCCAATCCCGAAGCTTGCATGATCAGCCACGACCCATGGTACACTATTTATTCCACCTTCTGCGCATTTTACATCCCTCTGATTCTCATGCTGATCTTGTACGGACGCATATTCAAAGCGGCAAGATTTCGCATTCGCAAAACCGTTCGAAAACCTGATAAAAAGAGGGTGAAATGTTTGACTGTGTCACCTGCGCTTTTTAAGCGAGCCAACGGAGAGCTGGGCAAAAACTGGAAAAGCGCAGTCGAACCCAAGCCCGCCGCGTGCGTAAACGGCGCAGATAAGCACGCGGAGGACGGCGAGTCTCTGGAGATCGTCGAGGTTCACAGCAATTCCAAAAACAACCTGCTTCTGCCCAACACGCCAAACTCTGTACCTCTGTTCGAGAACAAACACGAGAAGAACACCGAGGCGAAGAGGAAGCTCGCCTTGGCGCGCGAGCGCAAGACAGTGAAGACTCTGGGCATTATAATGGGCACTTTCATTGTGTGTTGGCTGCCATTCTTCATTAAAGCGCTCGTGCTGCCTTTTTGTCCGTCTTGTGCTATGCCTTTGTGGCTCATCGACGTCATTAATTGGCTCGGGTATTCAAACTCGCT
Coding sequences within:
- the LOC113063744 gene encoding 5-hydroxytryptamine receptor 1A-beta-like, which translates into the protein MEEYNDTSLFFQNDSGLDHQIDNVTLLVKVPLSYQISTSLLIGALILCSIFGNACVVSAIALERSLQNVANYLIGSLAVTDLMVSVLVLPMAALYQVLDKWTLGQVTCDIFISLDILCCTSSILHLCAIALDRYWAITDPIDYMKKRTLKRAALLITVTWFVGFSISIPPMLIMKSQPKSKAEDMANPEACMISHDPWYTIYSTFCAFYIPLILMLILYGRIFKAARFRIRKTVRKPDKKRVKCLTVSPALFKRANGELGKNWKSAVEPKPAACVNGADKHAEDGESLEIVEVHSNSKNNLLLPNTPNSVPLFENKHEKNTEAKRKLALARERKTVKTLGIIMGTFIVCWLPFFIKALVLPFCPSCAMPLWLIDVINWLGYSNSLLNPIIYAYFNKDFQSAFKKIIKCHFCRP